One Polypterus senegalus isolate Bchr_013 chromosome 10, ASM1683550v1, whole genome shotgun sequence DNA segment encodes these proteins:
- the LOC120536162 gene encoding uncharacterized protein LOC120536162: MDAPLALLALLLLVLLVSAAEAHLTVWTSQAHPAALLWSDIHLQCSFTVTPGPIDPSRLKVTWTHRGLSIAKYNDRTVTTRPNVMLDGHAVERGDVSVIISKIYSENEGLHRCEVEYEGEKGEVDMIVTVTMDPQVHFILKADDQISQVNLTCLASSYFPPNITLIIKRNGDILKTERVTSNESPSSWSLAKGTSNAESVYAVDVTAIRDSDALFTCEVTHETADKPIVRDLIKLEPPVVSLVGSAVLHKNSMVVCHAESVTQSAMIFTWRRNEEVMKTDTPPMQWTYKGILFAESSYQFTPSIQEPVSCEVENVAAVSERRYVTYTGLTLEEVIRIPVTIIIIIFLTLFILWWSSVGLFPLVPLKVDSVPRALQCTLTGWHLQLVTVEWSRNDQQICVEEELTDLEDGDVETLRDPPEYSVKRLPLKDLCCLDGNVLRLEMKPTTEETEGAKFKCRATHRLTRRSLEYSLEI; encoded by the exons CTGCAGAGGCTCATCTGACAGTCTGGACGTCACAGGCTCATCCCGCGGCTCTGCTGTGGTCAGACATTCACCTGCAATGTTCCTTTACCGTGACGCCCGGGCCCATCGACCCAAGCAGGCTGAAGGTCACTTGGACACACCGTGGACTGTCCATAGCAAAGTACAATGACAGAACGGTGACCACGAGACCAAACGTGATGCTGGACGGTCACGCAGTGGAGCGCGGAGACGTGTCGGTGATCATCAGCAAGATCTACTCTGAGAATGAGGGGCTGCATAGGTGTGAAGTGGAATATGAAGGAGAGAAAGGAGAGGTGGACATGATTGTCACTGTCACAA TGGATCCTCAGGTGCACTTCATCCTGAAAGCAGACGACCAAATCTCACAGGTGAATCTGACCTGCCTTGCCTCAAGTTACTTCCCACCTAACATCACTCTTATCATCAAGAGGAATGGTGACATCTTAAAGACTGAGAGGGTGACATCGAATGAAAGTCCCTCCAGCTGGAGTCTGGCCAAAGGGACCTCCAATGCAGAGAGTGTCTACGCCGTTGATGTGACGGCCATCAGGGACAGTGACGCGCTGTTCACCTGTGAAGTGACACATGAGACCGCCGACAAGCCAATCGTAAGAGACTTGATTAAGCTAG AGCCTCCAGTGGTCTCATTGGTGGGCAGTGCAGTGCTGCACAAGAACAGTATGGTGGTCTGCCATGCTGAGAGCGTAACCCAATCAGCAATGATCTTCACGTGGAGGAGAAATGAGGAGGTCATGAAGACAGACACCCCACCAATGCAGTGGACGTACAAAGGCATCTTGTTTGCAGAAAGCTCATATCAGTTCACCCCATCCATTCAAGAGCCCGTGTCCTGTGAGGTGGAGAACGTGGCTGCTGTGTCCGAGAGGAGATACGTCACAT ACACCGGCCTGACCCTGGAGGAGGTCATTCGGATACctgtcaccatcatcatcatcatcttcctcACCCTTTTCATTCTGTGGTGGTCCTCAG TCGGTCTTTTTCCACTCGTCCCCTTGAAGGTTGACAGTGTACCCCGGGCCCTGCAGTGCACCCTCACAGGCTGGCATCTCCAACTGGTCACTGTGGAGTGGTCTAGAAATGACCAGCAGATCTGTGTGGAGGAGGAGCTTACAGACCTGGAGGATGGCGATGTGGAGACCCTCAGAGACCCACCTGAATACTCCGTGAAGAGACTCCCTCTGAAGGACCTCTGCTGTCTGGATGGGAATGTCCTCAGACTGGAGATGAAGCCCACAACAGAAGAAACTGAGGGGGCCAAGTTCAAGTGTCGGGCCACCCACAGACTGACCAGGAGGAGCCTGGAGTACAGCTTGGAGATATGA